One window of Thermoanaerobaculia bacterium genomic DNA carries:
- a CDS encoding aminopeptidase P family protein — protein sequence MRPITHDHAGRRARFAELLAGTPAVVPAARVAYRSRDTAHRFRQDSDFLYLTGFSEPDAVAVLDGPRFHLFVLPRDPEREAWEGDREGVEGAKAYGATAWPLDRLDDFLSDTLAGADRLALPLGRDPRIDAWWAKLPGLRKRGPNPELVDPAALLAEMRLRKEESEIRALEAAAAITAAAHARAAGVVRPGVGEWEVEAAVEYEFRRRGAAGPAYPSIVGSGRNAATLHYVRNDATIGGDDLVLIDAGAEFEGYCADVTRTVPASGRGNAAQRSVLDVVAAAQEAAIARCVPGSTFDDVHDTAQRVLADGLVAMGVLEGPGSRVLEEGRQKPYTLHRTSHWLGLDVHDPAPARAGGAPRVLEPGMVLTVEPGLYFRADVPAPPAYRGIGVRIEDDVLVTASGPRVLSRT from the coding sequence GTGAGACCGATCACCCACGATCATGCCGGACGGCGCGCCCGTTTCGCCGAGCTTCTCGCCGGGACTCCGGCGGTCGTGCCCGCCGCGCGCGTCGCGTACCGCTCGCGCGACACCGCGCATCGATTCCGGCAGGATTCCGATTTCCTCTACCTGACCGGGTTTTCCGAGCCCGACGCGGTCGCCGTTCTGGACGGTCCGCGGTTCCACCTCTTCGTCCTCCCGCGCGATCCGGAGCGCGAGGCGTGGGAGGGGGATCGCGAAGGAGTCGAGGGAGCGAAGGCGTACGGCGCGACCGCCTGGCCTCTCGATCGTCTCGACGACTTCCTCTCGGACACGCTCGCGGGCGCCGACCGGCTGGCGCTGCCCCTCGGACGCGATCCGCGGATCGATGCGTGGTGGGCGAAGCTACCCGGGCTTCGCAAACGCGGCCCGAACCCGGAGCTCGTCGATCCGGCCGCCCTGCTGGCGGAAATGCGCCTCCGCAAGGAGGAGAGCGAGATCCGGGCGCTCGAGGCGGCGGCCGCGATCACCGCGGCGGCGCACGCTCGCGCCGCCGGGGTCGTCCGTCCCGGCGTCGGCGAATGGGAGGTCGAAGCGGCGGTCGAGTACGAGTTCCGCCGGCGCGGCGCGGCGGGCCCCGCCTATCCCTCGATCGTCGGGTCGGGCCGGAACGCGGCCACGCTGCACTACGTTCGCAACGACGCGACGATCGGCGGGGACGACCTCGTCCTGATCGACGCGGGCGCGGAATTCGAGGGGTATTGCGCCGACGTCACGCGGACCGTCCCGGCATCCGGCAGAGGCAACGCCGCGCAGCGGAGCGTGCTCGACGTGGTCGCGGCGGCGCAGGAGGCGGCGATCGCGCGGTGCGTTCCGGGGTCGACGTTCGACGACGTCCATGACACCGCCCAGAGGGTCCTCGCCGACGGCCTGGTCGCGATGGGGGTCCTGGAAGGGCCCGGGAGTCGCGTCCTGGAGGAAGGACGCCAGAAGCCCTACACGCTCCACCGGACGAGCCATTGGCTGGGACTCGACGTGCACGACCCGGCTCCCGCCCGGGCCGGCGGCGCTCCTCGGGTGCTCGAGCCCGGGATGGTCCTCACCGTCGAGCCGGGTCTGTACTTCCGCGCCGAC
- a CDS encoding RluA family pseudouridine synthase gives MRLDQRIAREHALSRRKARDYVETGRVDVAGAVCREPGREVGDDARVALDVNRPAVGNVRTKLLVLREDPSLVVVDKPAGLLTLATEAREKDTLLARVNAYLQHRYRRRPYVGVVHRLDKDTSGAIVFARSREALRALQELFRRHDIEREYVAIVEGNVSRDSGTIGFDLVRDGGDRRRGTARPGEEGRRAVTHYRVLRRMPAATLVALRLETGRTHQIRVHLAAIGHPVVGDSVYRPRHLSGPPIEAARQMLHARTLGFRHPDSGERVIVSSEPPADFQECVAKVGRLPAPAASRSTDPRGRERPRHEGKAIESTERAGARRSPSSASRHPPSPGLRRDPPFPAGAKRIVTRRRNPPTPGSAKEDRRGRDLVAQSRAEVDHVGIDPSGSRSRPARKNPHGGSPQGGPEKKNGFPPKVRPGRSPGPPEPALRAGVEGRRRHRRRRDR, from the coding sequence GTGCGTCTCGATCAGCGAATCGCTCGCGAGCACGCGCTCTCGCGCCGCAAGGCGCGCGATTACGTGGAGACGGGCCGCGTCGACGTCGCCGGCGCGGTCTGCCGCGAGCCGGGGCGCGAGGTCGGCGACGACGCGCGCGTGGCGCTCGACGTCAACCGACCGGCCGTCGGAAACGTTCGCACGAAGCTCCTCGTCCTCCGGGAGGATCCTTCGCTCGTCGTCGTCGACAAGCCCGCGGGCCTTCTCACGCTCGCGACGGAAGCGCGCGAGAAGGACACGCTTCTCGCCCGGGTGAACGCGTACCTCCAGCACCGGTATCGGCGGCGGCCGTACGTCGGCGTCGTCCATCGGCTCGACAAGGACACCTCGGGCGCGATCGTGTTCGCCCGCTCCCGGGAGGCGCTGCGCGCTCTCCAGGAGCTCTTCCGCCGCCACGACATCGAGCGCGAGTACGTGGCGATCGTCGAAGGGAACGTCTCCCGCGACTCCGGGACGATCGGATTCGATCTGGTCCGCGACGGGGGCGACCGTCGCCGCGGGACGGCCCGCCCGGGGGAAGAAGGCCGGCGTGCCGTCACGCATTACCGCGTTCTCCGGCGCATGCCGGCGGCCACGCTCGTCGCGCTCCGACTGGAAACCGGACGGACGCACCAGATTCGCGTCCACCTCGCCGCGATCGGACATCCCGTCGTCGGCGATTCGGTCTACCGGCCGCGGCATCTCTCCGGTCCGCCGATCGAGGCGGCGCGGCAAATGCTCCACGCCCGGACACTCGGATTCCGCCATCCCGACAGCGGGGAACGCGTGATCGTTTCGAGCGAGCCTCCCGCGGATTTCCAGGAATGCGTGGCGAAGGTCGGACGCCTTCCGGCACCCGCGGCATCCCGCTCGACGGACCCTCGGGGGCGGGAGCGGCCCCGGCACGAAGGGAAAGCGATCGAATCGACCGAACGCGCCGGCGCCCGCCGCTCGCCCTCGTCCGCCTCGAGGCATCCCCCTTCGCCCGGGCTCCGGCGCGATCCGCCTTTCCCGGCGGGCGCGAAACGGATCGTGACCCGCCGTCGAAATCCGCCGACGCCCGGGAGCGCGAAGGAGGATCGTCGCGGCCGCGATCTCGTGGCACAATCGCGGGCGGAGGTAGATCATGTCGGAATCGACCCCAGCGGCTCACGAAGCCGCCCCGCGCGCAAGAACCCGCACGGCGGCTCGCCGCAAGGCGGGCCCGAGAAAAAAAACGGCTTCCCGCCGAAAGTCCGCCCCGGGCGGTCTCCCGGCCCTCCTGAACCGGCTCTCCGCGCAGGCGTCGAAGGCCGGCGCCGCCATCGCCGCCGGCGCGACCGGTAG
- a CDS encoding redoxin domain-containing protein → MIGALVLAAAAAGVPAHPARAIVPVSPERYRAEVVAPHRGKPLVVNFWATWCEPCREELPSLARAWRQGKGSFDVVLVSADSLKLKDTVVPAVLDGIASPFRCFIESSEDPQRFIDAVDPKWEGELPHTIVYRADGKAAASAAGRRTADQFLKLVAAAR, encoded by the coding sequence ATGATCGGCGCGCTCGTTCTCGCCGCCGCGGCGGCGGGCGTTCCGGCCCACCCGGCCCGGGCGATCGTTCCCGTCTCCCCCGAGCGTTATCGCGCCGAGGTCGTCGCGCCGCATCGCGGCAAGCCCCTGGTCGTCAACTTCTGGGCGACCTGGTGCGAGCCCTGCCGCGAGGAACTGCCCTCGCTCGCTCGCGCCTGGCGGCAGGGGAAGGGTTCGTTCGACGTCGTGCTCGTCTCCGCCGATTCCCTGAAACTCAAGGACACCGTCGTCCCCGCCGTGCTCGACGGGATCGCGAGCCCGTTCCGCTGCTTCATCGAGTCGTCGGAGGATCCGCAGCGGTTCATCGACGCGGTGGATCCGAAGTGGGAGGGAGAGCTGCCGCACACGATCGTCTATCGCGCCGACGGAAAAGCGGCGGCCAGCGCCGCGGGCCGGAGGACGGCCGACCAGTTCCTGAAGCTCGTCGCGGCCGCGCGGTAG
- a CDS encoding thioredoxin family protein: MNKPLGSLLLAASALLAPAETLHALSPGDRAPEFSLPVADGSGAISLARERAAHAATVVMFISTRCPVSNAYDDRMEALEKAYAPRGVRFIGVNSNVDEPVPEIVAHARQHGFTFPVAKDERSRTADAYGAEHTPEIFVVDREGVVRYHGRIDENRDDPAGVRSPDLRNALDALLAGRGVPVAATKAFGCSIKRG, from the coding sequence GGCCGCGTCCGCACTGCTCGCACCCGCGGAAACGCTCCATGCCCTCTCTCCCGGCGACCGGGCCCCCGAGTTCTCGCTGCCGGTCGCGGACGGGTCCGGGGCGATCTCGCTCGCGCGGGAACGGGCGGCGCATGCGGCGACGGTCGTGATGTTCATCTCGACGCGTTGTCCCGTCTCGAACGCCTACGACGACCGGATGGAAGCGCTCGAGAAGGCGTACGCGCCGCGAGGCGTCCGGTTCATCGGGGTGAACAGCAACGTCGACGAGCCGGTTCCCGAGATCGTCGCGCACGCGCGACAGCACGGCTTCACCTTCCCGGTCGCGAAGGACGAGCGGAGCCGAACGGCCGACGCGTACGGCGCCGAGCACACGCCGGAGATCTTCGTCGTCGACCGCGAGGGGGTCGTCCGGTATCACGGCCGCATCGACGAGAACCGCGACGATCCGGCGGGCGTTCGATCGCCGGATCTCCGGAACGCGCTGGATGCCCTGCTCGCCGGCCGGGGGGTCCCCGTGGCGGCGACCAAGGCCTTCGGCTGCAGCATCAAGCGCGGATGA